The following nucleotide sequence is from Lytechinus pictus isolate F3 Inbred unplaced genomic scaffold, Lp3.0 scaffold_182, whole genome shotgun sequence.
TGGCCAACTGCCAGACCCCCATCCAAGGGGAGGTGAACATCCTGCGCTACCTGAGCCGTCTCCTGACCCCTGCCTATGATGCCTCTGACGATATCATCACCGTAGCAAACATCGACAACTTCCTGGACCTGGCCAGCTCTACATTGCTCAAAGGGAGCTCCAAGGAAAAGGCTGCGGGAGTTAGAAGTCTCAACTCTGCCTTGGGGAGGGGGATGTGGCTTGCCGGGAACAGCCCTACGGTGGCCGACATTGCAGTTTGGAGCGCTCTTCACCAGACTAACTTGGCCAAAGGAGCGCCATCTAATGTTCAGAAGTGGCTGAAGTCTTGTGCTGCTCAAAGTGATTTCAGGACTGCTCTTAGTGCTGTAGCTTGAATCTTGATGATTTCAAATTGAGAGAATGAGTCACACCTGTACTTGGTTGCTTGCTATTGTAGGTTAGGTAGAAAGATTATACTAACTGTAGAAAACAAAGATTTATTTTGAGAATGTTTGTGTCAATGCAAATCTCTACTAAGaacctttttatctttttttgcaCTATTAATCTTATgcgaattgtgtttttcaacaaaaaatcataaatgtctGATTAtctttacttttgttggttaaagttggtttaaatggatttattttatgctatttatgatcacAAAAGGGTCccaacaaagttcattgaaaaaaagagttttgaaaaaacagagaaatgcatcagaattaaaaaaaaaaacaatgaaatacataatagATTAATTTCGTTTTGGCAATTTTTTGGTCAATATTTgttaaaaatctaaaaattgatactctcaccaaaaattagcattctactagttatataaagtgagttaaaggcaaaaacatacacaaaaaacaaacttagggtaaatttcatatgcttatttgcataaatcattaaaaatataaacaattacatttttgaaaattttactatacagtCTTGCAGTTTACATCCGGCTTCACACGTGCAGATTTTTGCGGCGATCTCGCAATCAGCGGCGGAGATCTGAAGGGGGGGatctggtctgaaatagcccagttaaaatATGGTTAAAGCACATGGCACATAATGTGGTCGTTCCTTTGCCATTTGTCATCATTTGCTGATAAATTTTTGTTAAGACTGTTTTGTTCACACTTGCACAACAATGGAATTGATACAATAGCCCTGGTCCCATAGCATAAAAGTttccattatggtaactttgccatccaatggtaacttgcatgaaatccttgattctgattggctgttgatcatcgttaccatggtagttaccattggatggcaaagttaacataatagtaacttttatgcaacagggccctggacAAGTCCATTTTTCAGGAAAAATGCAGGACACATTTTTTGAAAGTGCGAGGATATTCATGGTAACAAAATGGCAATAAATCTGAAATTTGGAGCCAACTACTTCCTCAATTTTAACCCAATGCTCATGAGTGTTAGTATAATTTGGTCTTGGAGTGAAGATGTGCaagttatattttgatattgtgacaTGGCAATttatctgggggggggggggtgttatttTGATTGTCACATGAAGCCTTA
It contains:
- the LOC135159222 gene encoding aminoacyl tRNA synthase complex-interacting multifunctional protein 2-like, coding for METDVASLTSKIQPTAQVKTPAPSTSASQSSSNLVSGCLHDVVIYANPNNPPYSLLVLYEQLKQQFRCITKVHMHSSISSVPDKLLGYFNQNGSQPLQRMEAQLSITLIWKNVSQGPEMKILANCQTPIQGEVNILRYLSRLLTPAYDASDDIITVANIDNFLDLASSTLLKGSSKEKAAGVRSLNSALGRGMWLAGNSPTVADIAVWSALHQTNLAKGAPSNVQKWLKSCAAQSDFRTALSAVA